A stretch of the Pseudomonadota bacterium genome encodes the following:
- a CDS encoding FxsA family protein, whose translation MIPLLLFLAIPAAEIFLFIEVGGQIGTWPTIAMIFGTAIIGGTILRYQGRQMIERAREQVARHEMPVAEIAQGAVLVVAALLLLTPGFITDALGALLLIPILRRLVLGLLLLAIRARLRDKYRPTDPGAAAASDKVIDGEFEDISSSQGADDSPGQPGGQSGIPPPRIDRE comes from the coding sequence AAATATTCCTGTTTATCGAAGTGGGCGGCCAAATCGGAACCTGGCCGACCATCGCAATGATATTCGGAACCGCTATAATTGGTGGCACGATCTTGAGATATCAGGGTCGGCAAATGATCGAGCGGGCCCGTGAACAAGTTGCACGGCACGAGATGCCGGTGGCGGAAATTGCGCAGGGCGCCGTGCTCGTGGTTGCAGCACTGTTGTTGCTGACGCCAGGTTTCATTACCGATGCGCTCGGCGCGCTGTTGCTCATACCCATTCTCCGCCGCTTGGTTCTCGGCCTGCTTTTGCTCGCCATTCGGGCACGTTTGCGCGACAAATACCGGCCAACGGATCCGGGCGCCGCCGCCGCCTCCGACAAGGTTATCGATGGTGAATTCGAAGATATCAGCAGTTCACAAGGCGCGGATGATTCACCCGGCCAACCTGGGGGCCAGTCCGGGATTCCACCACCGCGTATCGATAGAGAGTAA
- the secB gene encoding protein-export chaperone SecB, with product MSDSEKTDKGKSKKAAAADAPAEDSTSASADAQAAETGTAEGAASDDAGGTVPAAPTSAPQIGIQSQYVKDLSFENPGAPGSLVAAAKAPEIQVNVEVQARPLQNDTYEVALHITASGKNGQTTLFMVDLTYGAVCRVIGVPKESLQPVLLVECPRMLFPFARRVLSDATRDGGFPPLMLNPIDFMALYRQQQQSLAANSDA from the coding sequence ATGAGCGATAGCGAGAAGACGGATAAAGGCAAAAGCAAAAAAGCAGCGGCAGCAGACGCGCCGGCAGAGGATTCAACATCCGCCAGCGCCGATGCGCAAGCCGCGGAAACCGGTACGGCCGAGGGTGCTGCGAGTGATGACGCCGGTGGCACAGTACCGGCAGCGCCGACCAGTGCCCCGCAAATCGGCATCCAATCGCAATATGTTAAGGATCTGTCGTTCGAGAATCCCGGCGCCCCGGGTAGTCTTGTCGCGGCGGCGAAGGCGCCTGAAATCCAGGTCAATGTCGAAGTTCAAGCGCGCCCGTTACAGAACGATACCTACGAAGTCGCCCTGCATATCACGGCGAGCGGCAAGAACGGACAAACCACCTTGTTCATGGTGGATCTCACTTACGGCGCGGTCTGCCGGGTCATCGGGGTGCCCAAAGAGTCTCTACAGCCGGTGCTTCTGGTCGAATGTCCGCGCATGCTGTTTCCGTTTGCGCGGCGCGTTCTGTCCGACGCCACGCGGGATGGCGGATTTCCACCACTTATGCTCAACCCGATCGATTTCATGGCACTTTACCGTCAGCAACAACAGTCTCTGGCCGCAAATAGCGACGCCTAG
- the dnaQ gene encoding DNA polymerase III subunit epsilon — protein MREIVLDTETTGLDPLRGDRIVEIGCVELVDHVASGKVFQSYINPQREMPEGAFRVHGLSAQFLADKPLFAAVADEFISFVAEDTLIIHNAAFDLGFLNAELEKLGRPVLPPARAIDTVSLARRKYPGAPASLDALCRRFEIDNSQRTKHGALLDAELLAEVYLELIGGRQAALVLSSSQAKRPGEDGELHINDARAPRPHKPSTEEKAAHAAFIATLDDPIWNS, from the coding sequence ATGCGGGAAATCGTTCTGGATACTGAAACCACCGGGCTTGACCCGCTTCGCGGCGATCGCATCGTCGAGATCGGCTGCGTCGAGTTGGTCGATCATGTAGCCAGCGGCAAAGTCTTTCAGAGTTACATCAATCCACAGCGTGAGATGCCGGAAGGCGCATTTCGAGTGCATGGCTTGAGCGCACAATTTTTGGCCGACAAGCCGCTATTCGCTGCCGTCGCCGATGAATTTATCAGCTTTGTGGCTGAAGACACGCTGATTATTCATAATGCCGCCTTCGATCTCGGCTTCCTGAACGCGGAATTAGAGAAGTTGGGCAGACCGGTTTTGCCGCCGGCACGGGCGATCGACACGGTGTCGCTGGCGCGGCGCAAATATCCCGGCGCTCCGGCCAGCCTTGATGCCCTCTGCCGGCGCTTCGAAATCGACAATTCACAGCGCACAAAACATGGCGCCCTGCTTGATGCGGAACTGCTTGCAGAAGTTTATCTGGAGTTGATCGGCGGCCGTCAGGCGGCCCTTGTCCTGTCCAGCAGCCAAGCCAAGCGACCGGGAGAGGACGGTGAACTGCATATCAATGACGCCAGAGCACCGCGCCCGCATAAACCGAGCACCGAGGAAAAAGCAGCGCATGCGGCGTTTATCGCCACCCTGGACGATCCGATCTGGAATAGTTGA